The segment AAGAGCTCGTAGCGACCGAGCTGCTTGAGCGCCTTGTCTGGACCTGCCGAGGCCGCCATCGAGAGCCTTCTCCACCTTCCCTGGAGCGCACACGCGCTCCAAACGCCGGGCCCCCGAGCCGTGGCGTCGATCGTGTAGGCGGCGGCCTCACCTGCTCCGTCAGCCGAAACGGGCGACCCCTTGATTATCGCGGGCCTCCGCGCGGGGCTGTCAAGGAGCGGCCGAAAGGGCCAGAACCACGCAGATGTGGACGAGCGACACCGACAGCTTGCCGCGCCTGCGGGGTGTGCCCACGTTCTCTTGGGGGAGGGGCGTCGTGGCCTGTCGCTTTCTGGAGAGCCGGGGGCACCTCTCGCGGCGCTGCGGCGCCAGCGAGCCTTCGCGTGAGCCCAGCGCGGTGGAGCTGAAGGAGCTCTGCCTGGCGGCGGATCAGCGCGGCTGTCCCTACCACCGGTTCCGCAAGTGCTCGGGCCGCGCGCTGCGCCAGGAAGACCACCGGGCCTGGGAGCACAAGCGCCGCGACGAGGCCGCGCGCAAGGCCCAGAAGCCCGCGCCGCCTTCGCCGCCGCGGCCGCGCACCGAGCCGGGCCCGAGCTTCATCATCGAGTCCTTGGCGCCGCCGTTCTCCTCGCGCGGAGGCCACCTGTCGTGACGGCCGGAATGCTGGCGCTCTGGCTGTTCTCGGCGCCTGCCACGCGCGGGGCGCCGCCGATGGAGCGGCCGGTGCACCACATCCTGCCGCGCAAGCCTTCACACCCGGTGAAGCTGCCGCCGACGCACGGCCGCCGCGACCGTCACAAGCAGCGCGTGGCCAAGAACTAGTTCGAACTAGTTCTCTTCGACCACCGCGTAGCCGCGCTCGTTCAAGGTCTGCTTGAGCTCGGCGATGTGCTCGTTGCCGCGCGTCTCCAGGGTGACCTCGACGAAGGTCTCGCCCAGGTTGAGCGTCCGGCTGAACGTGCGGTTGTGATATATCTCGATGATGTTGGCCCGCTTCTCGGCCAGCACGCTGGTGAAGCGCGCGAGCGCGCCGGGGCGGTCGGGGAGCTTTACCTGGAGTCGCACCAGGCGGCCGTCCTTCACCAGGCCGCGCTCGATGATGCGTGAGATGAGGTTCACGTCGATCGAGCCGCCGCTGAGGATCATCGCCACCTTGCGGCCGTTGGTCTTGACCTTGCCGTTGATGACCGCGGCCAGCGCCGCCGCGCCCGCACCTTCGACGACGGTCTTCTCGCGCTCGAGCAGGAGCAGAATCGCGTTGGCGATCTCCTCCTCGTCCACCGCGACGATCTCGTCGACGTACTTCTGCACCACCGGGAAGGTGATCTCGCCCGCCTGCTTCACCGCGAGGCCGTCGGCGATGGTGACCGCGGGCTCGAGGACCACGCGCTCGCCCTTCTCCACCGCGGTCTTCATCGACGGCAGCACTGCGGGCTGCACGCCCACCACGCGGATGCGCGGGTTCACTTCCTTGAGCGCCGTGGCGATGCCGGCGATGAGCCCGCCGCCGCCAATGGGAACGACGACCATCTCGAGATAGGGATTCTGCTCCAGCAGCTCGAGGCCAACGGTGCCCTGCCCGGCGATGACGGCCGGGTCGTCGAAGGGGTGCACGAAGCAGAGGTTCTCGGCGGCCTGGATGCGGCGGGCCTCGGCGTAGGCCTCGTCGAAGTTGGCGCCGTGGAGCACCACCTTGGCGCCGTGGCCGCGCGTGCTCTGCACCTTGATGAGCGGCGTGGCCTCGGGCATCACGATGGTGGCGGTGATGCCCAGCCGGCCCGCGTGGTACGCGACGCCCTGCGCGTGATTGCCCGCCGACGCCGCGATCACGCCGCGCGCGCGCTCCTCCGCCGAGAGCTGCAGGAGCTTGTTGCACGCGCCGCGCTCCTTGAAGGAGCCGGTCATCTGGAGGTTCTCGAACTTGAACCAGCAGGCGGCGTCGGTGAGCTTGGCGAAGTGCTCGCTGCGCACGCAGGGCGAGAGCTTCACCTGATCGCCGATGCGCTTCCGCGCCGCTTCAATGTCGGAGAGCGTGACCATTTGGCCTCGGGCGCTTCTAGGCGTGTGCCCGCGCGGAAATCAAGGATGGAGCGGCGCGCCGAAGGCGTCTTGCAGTGCACGCTTCAGATCACGCTCGTTGCCGACGCCGAGGCTCACCCGCTTGAGCCCGAAGCGCGTGCCCCAGCCCTTCTGCACCGACATCGCCGCGCGGTAGCCCGCTTGCTCGGCGAGGTCGCGCGTCTGGCTGGTGAAGGAGCCGAATGGATACGAGAAGAAATCGACCGGGTGCCCCAGGCGCTGCGCGAGCTGCGCCTTCGAATCTCGCAACTGCGCGAGCTGCACCTCAGGCAGAGCTCCCGATAGCCGCTCGTGCGTGACGCCGTGCGACTCGATCACGAAGCGGCCGCTCTTCTCCATCGCCTCGACTTCGGGCCAGGTGAGGAAGCCGTGGTCGCCCTTGGCGTCGTGCTCGACGTGCCGATGCGCGTCGTCGTCGCCGAGGAAGCTCGTGACCACGAAGGTCTCGGCCACCATCTTGTGCTTCTCGAGCAGCGGGAGCGCCTCGGTGAGCTGGCAGCGCCGGCCGTCGTCGAACGTGAGGATCACCGGGCGCGCGGGGAGCGTGCCGTGGCCGTCGCGGGCGTCGAAGAGCTGCTCGAGCGTGACGGGCGTGGCGCCATAGGCCTCGATGTCGGAGAGCTCGCGGTCGAACTCCTCCGCGGGCACGTCATACACGTCACCGGAGCAGCCCTTGCCCACCGCGTGCCAGAGGAAGATGGGCACCCCGCGCGCCGGGTTGCAGCCACAGAGGGCCAGCGCCAGCAGCGGCAGCAGCCTCGACATATCGCGATATATCGAAATCAGAACGACCAGTTCTGCAGCACCTTCTGGAACTCGCTGAGCTCCTCGTGCCGCGAGCCGTCGGCCTGGGCGAGCAGGTCCACCACGCGCTGATCGAGGCGGGCCAGACGCTGGCTGAGCACCTTGGCCACGTTGCGCACGACCTTGAGCGCGGCCACGGCGTCCTGGCCGAGCAGGCCCTGGAAGCGCGGCGCGGGGATCTTGAGCAGCACCGCGTCGCTGGAGGCGCTCACGGTGGCCGAGCGCGCGCTCTGCTGCACCAGGCTCATCTCGCCGAGGACGGCGCCCGTGGTCACCGTCGCGATGGGCCGGTCCTTGCCCTCGCGGTCGCGCTTGAGGACCTCGAGCTCGCCGGAGAGGACGAGGAAGAGCGCGTCGCCGGCATCACCCTCGCGGAAGAGCGCCTGGCCGGCGACCGCGCGGACCTCTTCGCTGAGCGCGTGGATGGTGCGGATCTCGGCGTCGGAGAGCCCGCGGCAGACGTCGCTCTGGGCCAGCGCGTTCATCGGGACAGCCATCGGAAACCTCGGCGGACAGGGCGGCAGGAACCTAGCACGGAGTGTACTTGGTGGCTGGCCTGCGATTCCGGGTTAGGTTGCGCGCGCCATGGGCGTGGTCTTCGGCTTGGTCGCGGCGGTCTTCTGGGGCACCGCAGACTTCCTCGCGCGGCTCGCAGCCGAGCGCGTGGGCAGCGTGCGGACCATCTTCTACATGCAGTGCCTCGGCACCCTGTTCATGGGCTGCGTCGTCCTCGTGCCCGCGGCCCAGCCCTCGTGGCCCAGCGCGCAGGTGCTGCTGCTCGCGATCGTGCTCGGCTTGATGAACGTCACCGGCGGCTCGCTGCTGTATCGCGCGCTGGAGATTGGGACCGTTTCACTGGTGTCGCCGGTGTCGAGCACGTTCTCGGCCGTGACCGCCATGCTCGCCATTGTCGTCGCGGGCGAGCGGCCGCCGATGCTCACGCTCTTCGGATTGGTGTTGTGCGTGCTGGGCGTGATCGCCGCGTCGGTGCCGCCGAAATCTG is part of the Deltaproteobacteria bacterium genome and harbors:
- a CDS encoding threonine ammonia-lyase; translation: MVTLSDIEAARKRIGDQVKLSPCVRSEHFAKLTDAACWFKFENLQMTGSFKERGACNKLLQLSAEERARGVIAASAGNHAQGVAYHAGRLGITATIVMPEATPLIKVQSTRGHGAKVVLHGANFDEAYAEARRIQAAENLCFVHPFDDPAVIAGQGTVGLELLEQNPYLEMVVVPIGGGGLIAGIATALKEVNPRIRVVGVQPAVLPSMKTAVEKGERVVLEPAVTIADGLAVKQAGEITFPVVQKYVDEIVAVDEEEIANAILLLLEREKTVVEGAGAAALAAVINGKVKTNGRKVAMILSGGSIDVNLISRIIERGLVKDGRLVRLQVKLPDRPGALARFTSVLAEKRANIIEIYHNRTFSRTLNLGETFVEVTLETRGNEHIAELKQTLNERGYAVVEEN
- a CDS encoding polysaccharide deacetylase family protein; protein product: MSRLLPLLALALCGCNPARGVPIFLWHAVGKGCSGDVYDVPAEEFDRELSDIEAYGATPVTLEQLFDARDGHGTLPARPVILTFDDGRRCQLTEALPLLEKHKMVAETFVVTSFLGDDDAHRHVEHDAKGDHGFLTWPEVEAMEKSGRFVIESHGVTHERLSGALPEVQLAQLRDSKAQLAQRLGHPVDFFSYPFGSFTSQTRDLAEQAGYRAAMSVQKGWGTRFGLKRVSLGVGNERDLKRALQDAFGAPLHP
- a CDS encoding cyclic nucleotide-binding domain-containing protein; protein product: MAVPMNALAQSDVCRGLSDAEIRTIHALSEEVRAVAGQALFREGDAGDALFLVLSGELEVLKRDREGKDRPIATVTTGAVLGEMSLVQQSARSATVSASSDAVLLKIPAPRFQGLLGQDAVAALKVVRNVAKVLSQRLARLDQRVVDLLAQADGSRHEELSEFQKVLQNWSF